The Candidatus Latescibacter sp. genomic interval AATTCTCCATCAATTCCTGCACCCAGTTCAATTAATTGACTTATGTTATGGGTCTTTGTGAACATGACATCAAGATACACAAGATAGGCTTTGAGATATTTTTCAACTGCCTGCTGACAATGAAAACAAATACTGTCAAAAGGCTTTTCATTATTATCCGACTCCAGAATAATGAAAGCGCTTTTAAGATCATTTTCCGCTTTGAGTATCCATGCTTTAATATATTCAATCTTTTCCTTTTCCATACAATTCAACTCCTTCTCTCTGGACCGTTGCACAAAATGATTGCCGAATATTTTTGAAACGGTTCAAATCGTCATGTGTATAAAAAATAATGTCCAGCGGAACGGAAATGTCAGCCAGTTTCAACCGCACGTTCTGCCCCCGCTTGTGCCGCGGAAGGTCCTTTTCCCTGTCTGAAACGACAAGAATATCAATATCGCTGTCCGGCCTGCTGTCTCCCCGAGCCCTTGATCCAAAAAGTATGATTTTATCCGGGCTGTAATCACGAACTAATATTTCCGTTATCTTTTTTATTTCTGGGAACAGCGGGTTCATACGTTCATCTCCTAATTGACTGAACAGATTGACCTAATCCTGCAGTCTTTTCTCTGCGAACTCTGCGTCCTTCGCGAGAAATATTCTTTTCTCCCGT includes:
- a CDS encoding HEPN domain-containing protein, with amino-acid sequence MEKEKIEYIKAWILKAENDLKSAFIILESDNNEKPFDSICFHCQQAVEKYLKAYLVYLDVMFTKTHNISQLIELGAGIDGELRNYMIADTLTSYGVDIRYPDDFYIPTEGDAREAYDIALEIKDFIRKKMKSFFSDNK
- a CDS encoding nucleotidyltransferase domain-containing protein, whose translation is MNPLFPEIKKITEILVRDYSPDKIILFGSRARGDSRPDSDIDILVVSDREKDLPRHKRGQNVRLKLADISVPLDIIFYTHDDLNRFKNIRQSFCATVQREGVELYGKGKD